tctaacatatcacaatttcttgaaaaaaaaaaaattataggaacCATATTAATGGAAGAACTATCAAAAGtctcaaaaattttcaatcatgtaAATTTTGtgcaatttataaaaattttcatttctatattTACGCTAATTCTATCTATTtcagaattatatatatatttctagcATAGGATTTATTCATCTAAGATGTTACATTCCAGTGATCCGGTTTTTAAATAGTCTAAACTTTCAAGATTATTTATGAATAACTCATCAGTCTTTCTCATGCTTCTAATCACAACTATATGTCTCCTATCAGTACCAGCTTTGTCGTTCGGTCATGGAAAGATAgttaaaaattgatcttttgagCTTCTTTATGTGTTGGCAATTTCACatcaaaaattttattgtatACCCTCAGCTTAAATGTTTCAAATTCTCCCCTCTTTATCATTTCAAAAGTCGTCATGATTAAGGATGGATAAAGAATTGATAATTGATTTAAGATGgtggatatatatataccttGATCTATAAATCTTTACTAATTTTGGAGGATCTTCAAATGCTTTGCCAAATTTAGGGCCATGTTTGTTTTTAGGGAAAGTTTGTAGTTTTgaatagggatgacaatgggtgAGTTCAAGAAAGATTACCTTTGTTCGAGCCTCGTTCTATTTACATAAATCAATTAACTTTTATCCTcatcctaataaaaaaatttaaatgaagaGATGTAGGTATAAGAATTTCTTATACTTGTCTTGATAaagttttatttgttaaaatattttttatttaatttttgtttttaaattattacattaaaaataaataaaaattataatttttttgaaaagtaacttttttattttatatattaaaatgtgaaaaataattttttaaattaaactattaaagaaaacaatacCCAAACTTGCCTCgagttaaaaaaaagaaaagaaaaaaaatctcaaatccactcttaatttatttattttaattttaaactcGTCTCGTTAAAGGTTGAAGCATGTTGAGTATTAAAAAAGCTCATCCCATTAGTCTTCATTAGTTTTAAATCAAAAGTGAGAAATTTTCACTTAAAATGAATTGATTCAATGTTGTTTTTGTCCATACTCTCATTTCGGTCAAATGTCTTGTTTGTGGATATCAAAAAGAGTATAAAATCATGTTTGAAGGGTTCCAAAAAAGTTTAACATGGAGACGGTGGAAAGCTAAGATCCCTAAGATACTAAACAAATGGCCTTGGAGAGGAGTGGAAGCCTTATATTAAGTAAAATCTTGAACTGGACATCTCCTTCATAGTAGATATTGTGATTAGGATTGGTCCATGGTTTTTATCTCTATAAAGATTTTCCACCTTATATTTGCATGTTTTTTGTCTCTTtattgttctttaatttttattttttatttagttatagAATAAGATTTGTATTTATGAATAACTCATTATTTCCTATACTAGGAGTATTGATTTTTTATCAGCTTATAACTTACATTGATTAAACTATGTAGGAGATTGTATTATTACATGCATGATTTGTAATGtgatctatatatttattagaaaaattgagaaaaagatAGAATAGAGGAAGGCTACATATATGagtcattttttgaaaattttataacacCACTATCGACCTCAAGCTGGCTCAGGTACTAATCCACAACTAATATTCACATATCCTGTCAATAAGCAATGTGTCATGCTGAGAAACAACCCTCCATATCATGTACAAAAAACtaatcaaataattaatgacacccattttattttaaaattaattccaaATTTCCTTAATATTATAAGCTTacaattttctcttttgtttccaTCTTATTGATGTTAcaccatttattttaaattttatagataTTACAACTCCAATACTTTGATACCAACataaagatttttgaaaatttatatgagGGCAAACATAACAATGGGGTCCTTACTTGATGTACATTGTTTTTTCATATCCAAAATGTCTTTCACAATCTATGTAAATGTTTTGTACATGGATGACAAGTAAAAATGATTCCACATTGTCAATTTCTGATGGATGTGGGAGAAGAAACTCATTCCTTTAAAATAGAGAATGTATTCCTTTTTACATGGTCCCATGCATTCTTTTTAATTGTGAATACAAAGTAAGCACTAAGAATGGTCTTTCCATTTCTTGAGAATTAAGTGAAATTAATCATCCTAAAACAAATTTATAGGACAATGCTTTGTACATATTCACAAGAAATTGTTGTATACATCACTCATAAAATCAATACAAATGTATGGTGGATAGAGTGCATAGCAGaggtttgtttattttttattatcttagtgATTGACATATTATAAGCATTTAATCTTAACAGtcaatctttatatatatatatatattatatatatatatatatatatatatatatatatatatatatatattatatatatttatttatttattttcaaatttggatgaaacaaaATTGAGTTATTAGTCTTTTATCTTGTCTTTTAAGAGTAAAACAaactataaaaagaattttaaattacaaattaataaataatcatGACAAGGGAACCAAAAAATGCAAgacaacatttttaataaaataatttttattcaaatttaattaaaaatttgttttgaaattataaaaaaaaatattttcaaaagttcttttaaattatttttaggttaTTTTCATGGTATGATTTGTGCATATTTAAGTGATCTTGGTTTGTTTAATAAGATTAATTTTACTCACTCCTCTTGAAGATTAGTATAAATATAACTAtagttaatttcaaattttctaaataagtATATTTGtagaattaaaaactaaaaagtatttgaatatttttaaaattataaattaataaaataaagagagagaaaaggcaTGAAATCTAGGGATGACAATTTTGTGGGCTACCCAGGTAATCCGCCCTGCTTCGCCCCTATTGGATGggtatgaaatataaaaaacggGTTTGgggatattttaaaaacttgaatCGGATTTGGGATGGGTATGGATTTTGTTCCAACCCGTCCTGCTCTACCTTGaatataaatttacaaaattattctttaactACTAGTAAAATGTCAAAAACCTCCTACCACTTCTTCTTCCTCCCTCACACCAACTAAAATACTTTGAAATCAATTCCCTCTGGTTCTTAGTTTAGCCTCAGTGCCTACAACTCCTCTATTGCAACATCAAACTAGTCATAGGCACCAATCTCCTTGCCTTAAATATGTATAACACAAACATCAACTTTAAGTCTTTGTTTGAGAGCACAACTCAAGAGGAACGCAAAAGCCTTTGAAGCAGTGAATTTGATGAAGTTTTGGTTCAAAGATTGGCCTAAAGAGGGATTCAAATCCATGACTAATGTTGACCCATGTTCCCGTTTGGTTCATTGTTCATTATATTCTCTTGGGAAttgtttagataattttttttttttttttttttttgcattaattttcaatcatataaACTAATTATGGGCTTAAGATTATAGATTGTTGTGGTGTTAATTTGAACTTtgctattattttttcataattgatATATTATCATAATCTCGTTATTTTGCAATGAAAGGAAAGTGCATTTAGGTATGATCAGCTAGGGTTAGGGTTCAATGGACATCCGAGACAAGTTGAGGTGGGGATGAGGTTATTAATCATTTTGTTAACGGGGATGGAAACCAATCAATCTGCCCTAACCTGGGTTACCGAGGATGGGAAATAACTGTGTAATTGCGGATGGAAATCAGATAtgtgtagaccccaaaatttgttataattttatttttacattaattttgagcccaattttgtcaataaattttaaattccaattacaTGTGTTTTTTGGTCCACTTACCATTTAAtagcttttattattttgtatattattttattttattactattacttttttttattattattatattcaattttattaatttttattttctctctcctctctcctctctctcttcctttctcCTCCACCTACCCTCACCCACCCATTTCTTCTCTCTCCTTACCACTGGCCACCATTCTCGTATCtccctttttattatttttattttcttttcttttcctttcatttttcccccccattcttctctttcttcgccaaaaaaatttccttccccccccccccccccaatttTTCCCCTACTCTCTCCTCTTTCCTCTTTCCCCTCTCCCCCGTCTCGGGAAAAACAGCCGGccccccaattttttttttttctctcttttccccCTCTCTGCAACTCCACtcccattttattttcatccccccattttctacattttttctCCACAAACGCGGGcgcccatttttatttttattttttccttctcctttttttttctccacttttCCTCCCCAACTTCCCACACACGGCCACTCAACTCCAAGTCAACGCCATTCCTAGTGCCCCTCATCCCCCATTTTCTtactatcttttttttctttttaattttattattattattattattattattattattattattattattatttgtttttcaaaaagctATCAATCTCACTATCACCGGTAGGGTCACCGGCCAATCGCCGCCGGCGAGCCTTGCCGGCCGATGACCCTTccctttttctctcattctctcactTCCCCGTATCactcatttttcattattattattattattattattattattattattattattattattattgttattttattttattttaatagtaattgttgtttgtgaaatttggattgttgaattaatatgaatttggagttaatttattgttggtaGATTAATAcgtaatttgatttaatttattgttggtgaattaatttgaaatttgttaatttgggtttatGGGTATATTGtatttggtgattaatttgggaatgtttggattatatcaattgcatattgtttatttggactTAGGCCTATTGTTAAGTAGTCATTTGTTTGAGCTTATTAGATTgggtttgaaatattatttctcttgatcatgtatttttttatgtggGCATGTTAATTGATGTGAATTTTGGGGCCCATAATGTGAGTGagatttgttggattatttgaatatttgatatgggtTTGGccgatttgaattttttaatttagacatgagacaattgtggtgtatattaaacTAGGCTTAgattatggaatattaaatttaggtatagtagaatttattttaatatatccaattttaggtttggttgattgtgtttgtatctttggttattaatttggatgttctaggttaagacctatagtaatttggactcattttaattgacgaaatttatgggactaatttgaaattggaatttgggtttgaatatttgtttgagattttaTACATCtctaaatatttacatttgtgctatttttgtttttgcatggacccattctgcaatcttgttggttgagtacgaattgatgacatgaacttgttgtaagtttatttggatACATATTTTACTTCccacttttattttgttttattttaattagttcttgtaaatatttgttcgtatatatttattgagtgtgtacagaattgaatatcgaacaaattagaaattttgtttaaatgaaaggaagaattcagtaaatatgttctaataaaatactaattttaaaatattctttttaataaaagaaagttttttttattatttataaaaattcagaaaaatgcatttagaaaaatccaaaaaaaattgtttttaatagaattcgaaaaattgtttttaatgacattgttcaaaaatttctttgtttaataaaaattgtccaaaaattgtttcgtaaataaagttgttccaaaaattaatttttaacaaaattgtctaaattttttttttcaaacgaattctttttccttaattaaaatgggattaaaagtgtttttcagaaatagaggatttaaatccttgttttacttttttaattaaaatttcttttgcaaataaagttatgtcattttaaataatttataaaaatcacttttttaaatgaaaatgaatctaaatacttttgtaaatacaattgtaaaaattcattattttctagtaaaagtaagtaaaaataatttttgtacctaaattgaaattttgtaataaattcttttgatacgataagtataaatagtttttttttggaaattgaatacaaatgaaattgagaaaataaattgattctttttttttttttttgtaagtaaataaatttaaattattaattcaaaatcatttttaataaaatcccttgaaatttctttaaaactttttttaatatcttttatttatttaattcaataaattatttttcataattctcttattatccattttgtatatttttgtaattatatttcatcatcgtttttgtgtatattgatttccatcatgacttgtatattgattatttttcttggtattcataattaattaattaattaccacaATTTCCTTAATTCGTTTACTAGAGGCCGTATGTATATGGGTTTAGAGAGGTGTTACAgttcaccaccgtaccttcccaataagtaacctgacctagtttttttcacagacctattttttctttaagaatcacacttagggttttcttttttattttttttcccttaaaaaaaaataaaacaaaaataagtggcgacttcaagtctttttctaaaaatcaaatttttaccaaataaaataaagatcgAGTAGAAACGCATGAGCTGAAATACGGGTCCATAAAATGATATGTCCCAAATCAGCCCTGTTGTCATTCATAATGAAATCTTGTACATATACTTTCAAcaataaagatatatatatatatatatatatatattatgaagctcttattttttattattattatttaagtgcatatttggataaaattagagtaattatgaaatttttatttgattataatttaaaagtatGTTTTGGCAATAATTTCAACCAATGTccttaaaactccaattttggGTTGGtgagggcaaaaaaaaaaaagaacacgAACCAAACAAGAGGGATTAAGGTGCGGTGGGCCCCCGAGAAAAGTGCCTAGGGGGAGCAAAAAGAAAAGCTGGGCTCTGGGGAGAGTAAAAACTGAAACCCAACAGAGGTGGGCCCAAGAAAAAAGTGGCTAGGagggtaaaaagaaaaaaaacttgggGTCTACCGGCCGTTCAAGTGGCTCATGCGATTTGGTATTCGATCCAATAGCCCGTATGAACAGGTAATATAACCGATCCtgaatattatcatttatttccATCTTATATAGATCCACATCATTTGGTTCAATATGATAGATGCCACAATTCCACTGGTACAAAACACCAGGCTCTTGGAATTTTATTGGACTGCATACACAATAATGGGGGACCTCACTTTATATAAACCGTCATCCCACACTAACGAAGCAGAGACCATGTCTTTAACTATCCGTCCTTCAACCTTCAACACAAAAGATAGTTTCTGCCCGATGGATGTGAATGATAAAATGTTTGGTTTAACGTTGATTTTGAGTCCCTTTGGGGCACCAATAACAGTTGCTTTATATGTGGATACTGGTAATCCAACATTTGTGACACTCCTTTTGAACGTGCGAGCGATTGATTCTTTGTAGGGGATGGAAAGAGCAAAGGACGGGTAATTTAGATCCCAAATGGTTCCATTCGTAGCTTTCGAACAGACACTATGATCCCCGGTGACTAGCCGTAGATTCTGAACACTAGATCCTTCTCCGCACAAAAAATTTACGAAGTCAATCTCATCGGCATCATACACTAGACCAGGGTGCACAGCCCTTACAGGATCAATATTGCCTGCACCATATGCAAATTCGGCTTCCGGATTCTTTCTAGCACTCATGGGAGTAGCTGCTTACAAAACACACAAAGGACTAAGATCCATTACTATCACcttctttaataatttgaaaggCCGGGAATAAAATTCAGTCATTACCAGTAGTCATAAGAGCAGACTTAATAGCAGCAGGAGACCAGGTGGGGTGAAATGACTTGATGTAGGCAGCTGCCCCAGTAGCATGTGGGCAAGCCATTGACGTGCCGGATTCTATATTGTATTCCGCTATTCGATTATCGCCAGGTACCTTAGAGATGGGAGAAATTGGTGACCAGGCAGCCAGAATGTGTACACCTGGGGCTGTTAAATCTGGCTGCATACAGTAAGATCGCAAAGTCATCATGAATGTCGAGCTTCTAGAAAGTCTTTATGAACTAAGGAAAAGGGGTCTTTTGGCCTGAGATGTGTGTAACCGTTCTCAAcatagattaagaaaaaaaaccctatgTTTTCTCAAATGGGAGATGAAAATGTTGAATTGGGTTTACATGATATAGAAATGAAAATGTAATagaataaataagaagaaaatcaagaataatCGCTTAAGCTACCTTGAGAAGGTCGTGTGTAATTGGGTTTGGACCCCTTGATGAGAAGGGGGGTACATATGGGGCCAATGTGTCATTAACCTCAATACTCTTCAAAATCGATGCAGTTGGGTTACTGTTTAAATGTAGTAAGACTAAGACTGAGTACATATATGCCGTACAAATTCTAAAGCATATCACTTGTATAATTTACAGTCATCTCCAAATAAAAGTAGGAAGCTGTGTAAATTGATACCTTGTTGAGCTGATGTAGTAGGCAATTCTTTTACCATCTCCTGCACTAAGACGAGATGCAGGCAAGGGATAAATGCGGCTGAAATCTCTGGGGAGTTGGAGTCCATCCACTATCACAGTCCCAACGGCACCTGCCAAGAATGCACTCCATGCTGCTTCAGACCCACCGCGATGCCCAATGCAAAGGACAATTTTACCCTTCACTAAATTTGGGTTCAGTGAGTTTATTTGGCAAAACCTGCATTTCAGTGATGAAAGTCCTGTAATCTATCACACACACTTTAAAATTCAGGATTTCTAACATACGGCTTTCATtttcaatgaattatttttctttctttaatagtAAGTACCTGGATGTGTTCCCTCTAAAACCTCCTCTAGTATTCGGGGCATCCCCACCATAAATCAAAGGATACATGCCATTGAGCTCAAATGTGTTTATCGAAATTCCCTACACAAAAGGCAATGATATAACCTCCACCTCCAAAAATCAGCTCCACGTAGCTGAAATCTAATTACTTTAATAAATGTTATTTGAAAGTGATGGTTATTAGTCCAAAGTGTGAGCAAGCTTACTTTATAAACCTTCCTGTCACCTAGTTGCACCTTGGTCAAGAACTTCCGATATGTGGTGCTAGCAGCCACGGAAAGAGACCATGGCGAGACATTTGTGACGGAAACAAGGAGAGGTCCCTCGTTACCAGCAGAAGTTGATGTTAGTATCCCATTTTTCATTGCATGAAAAGCTCCGATTGCAGCAGAATCTTCAAAATATTTCTGGGGAGTTTTACCCCCAACTGAAATAGATATTATATCAACCCCATCAGCAATTGCATCATCAAATGCTGCAAGAATATCAGCATCATGACAGCCATCAGACCAACACGTCTTATACACAGCTATCCGAGCTGATGGAACCCCACCCCGTGCGGTTCCTAAACCAAAGCCCATTAGACTTGCCATGCTGACTAAATCCCCTGCCGCAGTTGACGCAGTGTGTGTCCCATGGCCTTCTGAATCTCTTGGGGAATGCAAATCTTTTGGGCTAAATTTTCCATCGCTCTTATAGTACTTGGCTCCAATAATTTTACTGCGATAACATCAGTGGAAAGTTTTGTTAAGGAATAAGGATAGTATTTAAACTTTTGTAACAGGGTATTTAGACACTCTGTTGCAAGTGAGATTTACTTGTTGCAAGTGAAATTGGAAAACCCGCGGCAAGTGCCTTTCCATTTCCTTGGCGGTGGGCCAAATCCTTTATCATCGAAGCTGTCAGACTCTGGCCATATTCCAGTGTCAAGCACTCCTATGATAATGTCGCTTTCAAAACTTGTTCTTTTAACTTGTCGGGGAAACCCCACGAAATCCCACGACGTAGTTGTGTGGAGCTGTTTCTTTTCGTTAGGGAAAACCGAGACCACCCCGTTCATGCCTGAAACTCCAAAGTTAGAGTTAATTTTGTAGCCATTACACGCATGAGAAACTTCAATTAAAGAAAGATTTAAACCCACCTACGCACCTTTCATTTGCTGCATTTCCTCCTCTGTTAGCTTCGCTACAAATCCATTGAAACTCCTTTTGTAACTGCGAACTAGAGAACTTGATGCCCTACCACTGAAAAGGCATTCCATGGGGAAAATTTGGTACCatatatgtaataaataaataaacaaaaggtGAATTCTGACCTGCCAAAGACTTGCTCCAGCATGTTGGTGTGAATGGCAGACGCCGAGAAATCTCCGGCAGGCTTGGCACCCATGTACACAATATACTCCTGCATCCATAATATATATGTTGGGTGCAAATCCAGTTTATTAACACTACTCAAGCATGATTTTCAGCGCAagattaatcttaatttttccGCCATGCATACATGTATGGGTTCATGGAATATTGACCAAGCCATTAATTAAGAAAAAGCAAGAGAGAGATGGGTGTTTATTGCCTTTCGAACATCATCCTCGGAAGCTGCTGCAGTACTGTGGGTGCTGAGCAGACTGCAGATGAGACTGAGAAGGAGAAACCACAGAAAggagtttttttgttttgccatTAGATGATGGTAAGCTATGCGCTTCGTGGTGCTTGGACatctatacatatatatacacatgagCCTCCCAATCCTCTCTCTCTTTTAATATAATGTTACACCTTCCAGGACATTTccaataatttgtatttaaaaagataaaagaataaagagcAATGCACGGATAAATCAAAAGACTCACCAGTCAACCCCCACAATACCAAAgactttttttcattaaaagatATGCCCATCAACATCTACTTTACATCCCTTCCAATaattcaatctttttttattattatgtcgCTTCTTTTGAGAAAGAATTTTGGTAAAGTTATGAATAAAGCTCAAAGACTatacaaagagag
This DNA window, taken from Vitis riparia cultivar Riparia Gloire de Montpellier isolate 1030 chromosome 13, EGFV_Vit.rip_1.0, whole genome shotgun sequence, encodes the following:
- the LOC117928024 gene encoding cucumisin-like isoform X1; amino-acid sequence: MAKQKNSFLWFLLLSLICSLLSTHSTAAASEDDVRKEYIVYMGAKPAGDFSASAIHTNMLEQVFGSGRASSSLVRSYKRSFNGFVAKLTEEEMQQMKGMNGVVSVFPNEKKQLHTTTSWDFVGFPRQVKRTSFESDIIIGVLDTGIWPESDSFDDKGFGPPPRKWKGTCRGFSNFTCNNKIIGAKYYKSDGKFSPKDLHSPRDSEGHGTHTASTAAGDLVSMASLMGFGLGTARGGVPSARIAVYKTCWSDGCHDADILAAFDDAIADGVDIISISVGGKTPQKYFEDSAAIGAFHAMKNGILTSTSAGNEGPLLVSVTNVSPWSLSVAASTTYRKFLTKVQLGDRKVYKGISINTFELNGMYPLIYGGDAPNTRGGFRGNTSRFCQINSLNPNLVKGKIVLCIGHRGGSEAAWSAFLAGAVGTVIVDGLQLPRDFSRIYPLPASRLSAGDGKRIAYYISSTSNPTASILKSIEVNDTLAPYVPPFSSRGPNPITHDLLKPDLTAPGVHILAAWSPISPISKVPGDNRIAEYNIESGTSMACPHATGAAAYIKSFHPTWSPAAIKSALMTTATPMSARKNPEAEFAYGAGNIDPVRAVHPGLVYDADEIDFVNFLCGEGSSVQNLRLVTGDHSVCSKATNGTIWDLNYPSFALSIPYKESIARTFKRSVTNVGLPVSTYKATVIGAPKGLKINVKPNILSFTSIGQKLSFVLKVEGRIVKDMVSASLVWDDGLYKVRSPIIVYAVQ
- the LOC117928024 gene encoding cucumisin-like isoform X2; its protein translation is MNGVVSVFPNEKKQLHTTTSWDFVGFPRQVKRTSFESDIIIGVLDTGIWPESDSFDDKGFGPPPRKWKGTCRGFSNFTCNNKIIGAKYYKSDGKFSPKDLHSPRDSEGHGTHTASTAAGDLVSMASLMGFGLGTARGGVPSARIAVYKTCWSDGCHDADILAAFDDAIADGVDIISISVGGKTPQKYFEDSAAIGAFHAMKNGILTSTSAGNEGPLLVSVTNVSPWSLSVAASTTYRKFLTKVQLGDRKVYKGISINTFELNGMYPLIYGGDAPNTRGGFRGNTSRFCQINSLNPNLVKGKIVLCIGHRGGSEAAWSAFLAGAVGTVIVDGLQLPRDFSRIYPLPASRLSAGDGKRIAYYISSTSNPTASILKSIEVNDTLAPYVPPFSSRGPNPITHDLLKPDLTAPGVHILAAWSPISPISKVPGDNRIAEYNIESGTSMACPHATGAAAYIKSFHPTWSPAAIKSALMTTATPMSARKNPEAEFAYGAGNIDPVRAVHPGLVYDADEIDFVNFLCGEGSSVQNLRLVTGDHSVCSKATNGTIWDLNYPSFALSIPYKESIARTFKRSVTNVGLPVSTYKATVIGAPKGLKINVKPNILSFTSIGQKLSFVLKVEGRIVKDMVSASLVWDDGLYKVRSPIIVYAVQ